The Bacteroidales bacterium WCE2008 genome includes a region encoding these proteins:
- a CDS encoding Uncharacterized conserved protein YbbC, DUF1343 family yields MKKILLLLALVSVTVSAQVRPGIEVLESMDFRGLEGKRVGLVTNPSGVDSRLRSTIDILYGAPMINLVALFGPEHGVRGDAYAGDHVTDSYDPGTGLPVFSLYGATREPTQEMLDGIDIMVYDIQDVGTRSYTFISTLGLVMRACARKGIPVMVLDRPNPLGGRKVEGAYVTDGFFSFVSQYQIPYIYGLTVGELALMINQEGLNRGQKGNLEPLKCDLTIVPMEGWTRDMLYNDTGLPWVAPSPNIPYAESAICYPSAGICGEMGHLNIGVGYTMPFAMFGAEWIDADLLKARLDSYELPGVAFRTVHYKPIAGSKAGKLLHGVQYYYTDYEKAYITLTQFYVMQAIQELYPDKNPFKAAGKNYSMLDKVCGTDYVRLQFSKRLKVEDILGYWTADDSRFKALSEKYRLYPDDDEVEL; encoded by the coding sequence ATGAAAAAAATACTCTTGCTTCTTGCTCTTGTCTCCGTGACTGTTTCCGCTCAGGTGCGTCCCGGAATCGAAGTCCTCGAGTCTATGGATTTCAGGGGATTGGAGGGAAAGCGCGTCGGTCTTGTGACGAATCCGAGCGGCGTGGACAGTCGCCTGCGCTCTACCATTGATATTCTTTATGGGGCTCCGATGATCAATCTGGTGGCTCTGTTCGGCCCTGAACATGGGGTCCGCGGGGATGCTTATGCGGGAGACCATGTCACCGACTCCTATGACCCGGGCACCGGTCTGCCGGTCTTTTCTCTCTACGGGGCGACCAGGGAGCCGACGCAGGAGATGCTCGACGGCATCGACATCATGGTCTATGATATCCAGGATGTCGGCACAAGGTCATATACATTCATCAGCACTCTTGGCCTGGTGATGAGGGCATGCGCCAGGAAGGGGATCCCCGTCATGGTGCTTGACCGTCCGAATCCCCTCGGAGGACGGAAGGTGGAAGGGGCTTATGTGACGGACGGGTTCTTTTCTTTTGTCAGCCAGTACCAGATTCCGTATATCTACGGGCTGACCGTCGGAGAACTCGCCCTGATGATTAATCAGGAGGGGCTGAACAGGGGACAGAAGGGTAATCTCGAGCCGCTGAAGTGCGACCTGACGATCGTGCCGATGGAGGGGTGGACGAGAGACATGCTTTATAATGATACAGGGCTGCCTTGGGTTGCTCCGTCGCCTAATATTCCGTATGCCGAGTCGGCGATATGCTATCCGTCGGCTGGAATCTGCGGGGAGATGGGACATCTGAATATCGGTGTCGGCTATACCATGCCGTTTGCGATGTTCGGCGCCGAGTGGATCGATGCGGATCTGCTCAAGGCCCGGCTGGACAGCTATGAACTTCCGGGAGTGGCTTTCAGGACTGTGCATTATAAGCCGATTGCGGGATCCAAGGCCGGAAAACTGCTGCATGGAGTGCAGTATTATTATACCGATTACGAGAAGGCCTATATTACTCTGACGCAGTTCTATGTCATGCAGGCTATTCAGGAGCTGTATCCGGATAAAAACCCCTTCAAGGCCGCTGGAAAGAACTATTCGATGCTTGATAAGGTTTGTGGTACGGATTATGTAAGACTACAGTTCTCAAAGAGACTCAAGGTCGAGGATATCCTCGGTTACTGGACCGCAGATGATTCGCGTTTCAAGGCTCTTTCGGAGAAATACAGATTGTATCCCGACGATGATGAAGTTGAACTCTAA